A region of Larimichthys crocea isolate SSNF chromosome X, L_crocea_2.0, whole genome shotgun sequence DNA encodes the following proteins:
- the tefm gene encoding transcription elongation factor, mitochondrial, which translates to MWRFRRFVSAAVQSQYAGQSGLFRRQCTCCWRSRVPVAGFETLDSTLTSVSAPCKDDKGPLDAFYTSEQRDAILHRLNTATLAELAVVKLLRGRKSVNIVEYRTKNGPFKTLESVVNVPLLKHKSAVTVFNSILNPVKKERKVRIQLAKFIRPEIDRSWLEDASSIVSLVCGTNKIAWTHVDRGMTVLDWQQTECPNFLRGTYMASAYLNDVSVVVELLPSADFYIIEKSSISVQNTALFPVMAHMRTVEAMLFALLEPRNSSPESNIPPRVLNMMRTAVGRHFGLMVGESRTSGAQTVRQLMTESVTQKLPRINFPPELLVKYRNSFQMGSRQGGEELCDALLQAVAFYELLSETSS; encoded by the exons ATGTGGCGCTTCAGACGCTTCGTGTCGGCGGCGGTTCAAA GTCAGTATGCGGGACAGTCTGGCTTATTCCGCCGCCAGTGCACATGTTGCTGGCGGAGCCGGGTTCCCGTGGCAGGATTCGAGACCCTGGACAGCACCCTGACCTCCGTGTCCGCGCCCTGCAAAGACGACAAAGGACCGCTGGACGCGTTCTACACCTCCGAGCAGCGAGACGCCATCCTTCATCGGCTCAACACCGCCACGCTGGCTGAGCTCGCCGTCGTCAAGCTCCTGAGAGGACGCAAGTCTGTCAACATTGTGGAGTACAGGACTAAGAACGGACCCTTTAAGACTCTGGAGAGCGTGGTGAACGTGCCGCTGCTCAAGCACAAAAGCGCCGTGACGGTCTTCAACTCGATCCTCAACCCggtgaagaaggagaggaaagtgaGGATTCAGCTGGCCAAGTTCATCAGGCCGGAGATCGACAGGTCCTGGCTGGAG gATGCCAGCTCCATCGTGTCACTCGTATGTGGAACTAATAAGATCGCCTGGACTCACGTGGACCGCGGGATGACCGTGCTGGACTGGCAACAGACGGAGTGTCCAAACTTCTTGAGGGGGACTTACATGGCTTCTGCTTACTTGAACGAC GTCTCCGTTGTTGTCGAACTCCTCCCGTCAGCTGACTTCTACATAATAGAGAAATCCTCCATCTCGGTCCAGAACACGGCTCTGTTCCCGGTCATGGCCCACATGAGGACCGTGGAGGCCATGCTGTTCGCTCTGCTCGAGCCCAGAAACTCGTCACCCGAGTCCAACATTCCTCCCAG GGTTTTGAACATGATGCGTACCGCCGTGGGACGTCACTTTGGACTCATGGTGGGCGAGTCGCGGACCAGCGGGGCACAGACGGTCCGACAGCTGATGACGGAGTCGGTGACGCAGAAGCTTCCCAGGATAAACTTCCCCCCCGAGCTGCTGGTGAAGTACAGGAATTCTTTCCAGATGGGCAGCAGGCAAGGAGGCGAGGAGCTCTGCGACGCTCTGCTGCAGGCGGTGGCTTTTTACGAGCTCCTCAGTGAAACTTCCAGTTAG